From Anaerohalosphaera lusitana, one genomic window encodes:
- a CDS encoding HPF/RaiA family ribosome-associated protein: MQGPTEITFKDVTKTPELEDLINGKIAKLEKICPQMISCRVMVECPQKHPDTGNPHRVRIDVTVPPSQEIVAKQSASEGDMHTPLETVINNTFKAAEKQLKKLSEKEKGQVKIHPEQQVMGIVTKIFADEDYGFIRTVDTGDDVYFHKNSVLHDDYDRLNVGTGVRFVVHMGEKGPQASSVEIEYQPKPGNIA; this comes from the coding sequence CTACAGAAATAACCTTCAAAGATGTAACCAAAACACCCGAACTCGAGGACCTGATCAACGGCAAGATTGCCAAACTCGAAAAGATCTGCCCCCAGATGATAAGCTGCCGGGTAATGGTCGAGTGCCCGCAAAAACACCCCGACACTGGCAATCCCCACCGCGTGAGAATTGATGTCACCGTTCCGCCGTCACAGGAGATCGTAGCCAAGCAGTCCGCCAGCGAAGGCGACATGCACACCCCGCTTGAAACTGTAATAAACAACACGTTCAAGGCCGCCGAAAAACAACTGAAAAAACTGTCCGAAAAAGAAAAAGGCCAGGTCAAGATACATCCCGAGCAGCAGGTCATGGGGATCGTCACAAAAATCTTCGCCGACGAAGACTACGGTTTCATCCGCACCGTCGATACAGGCGACGATGTCTATTTCCACAAAAACAGCGTTCTGCATGATGATTATGATCGGCTCAACGTCGGTACAGGCGTACGCTTTGTCGTCCATATGGGAGAAAAAGGGCCGCAGGCCAGCTCGGTAGAGATCGAGTATCAACCCAAGCCAGGAAATATTGCTTGA